TTCAGTTTGATATAGAACGTGAATTTATGGGCGGCATCATTCAAGCTGAATATGTGCCTGTGTTAGGAGATTTGCGAACCAATCTAGAGGAGATTCTACGTTTATATCCCCATGAAGAACCAGTTCCTTTACATACGGCTACACCATATCATGATCCGCTTCCCGTCTTGGAATTTCTGTCTGTTGCTGAAGTCTGTCAGGCCGTTAGTGATATTATTCCGGAGAATACAATGATCTTTGCCGATGATGGAGCTCATGGCTATCATGCTGTTCGCTGGCTGGATCTCAAGCCTGGTGTGAAGTTTTTCTTCGATTCTTATTTCGCCTCGATGGCTAACGCGATAGGAATGTCCATTGGCGCTAAGTTCGCCAACCGGGAACGGAACGTCATCTGTCTGACAGGGGACGGCTGTTTATTTATGCTAGGCTCTGAGATCAATACCTGTGTTGCTGAGCAGCTTCCGGTTATATTTATCGTTATCAATAATGGACAATTAGATATGGCCTTGAAAGGAATGCAGCAGTTTACCGGACGAACGGATGGTACAATCTTCAAGCAGCCCCTGGATGTGGCCGCCTATGCAGCCTCGATGGGCGCAAATAGTGCAAAGTGTTCCACACTTGACGATTTTAAGCAGGCACTTAAACAGGCACTCGCTTTGAACAAGCCATATGTCATTGATGTGATCGTTGATAAAGAAGAAATTCCATCCTCATTAGCACGAGCAATGAAGCTTGATTAAATATTTCAGATTACATAACCATATTACAAATTCGAAATTACAAGGAAGGTGAAGGCAATGTTGAGCGAGAGCAACAAGAACAGGCTGGAGCAAATGGTCCGTGAACACCAGTTTGAACATGCGCTAGGTTATTTACAGGAGTCTGTACGCCAAGGTATTCGATGGTCCAAGAAGGAAATGGAGGATTATAGCGAATCAGGTGTCTCCCGCATTGGCGGTGACTCGGATTTGCCATCAAGCGTGGAATGGCCGCTGGATTCTGAAGGTACTCCCATGACGTTCCTCGCTCAGCTGCGTCTGAGTGAATTAGCGGCTCAGGATGAGTCTTCACTGCTTCCAAAGGAAGGGATGCTTTATTTCTTTGTGGGGGTGGATGAGCCAGCCTACAATATTGAACATAAGGTGCTGTATTTGCGAGATGAGGAGCTGAAAGAAGCTTATCGTCGGATGACTCCTGAAGAGACGTCGCAAGAGGAGAATTTCAAGGGTTACAAGTTGAAGGCCAGGTCCTCCATTGAGCCACCCAATTATGGTTATGTGGATTACGA
The window above is part of the Paenibacillus lutimineralis genome. Proteins encoded here:
- a CDS encoding YwqG family protein, coding for MLSESNKNRLEQMVREHQFEHALGYLQESVRQGIRWSKKEMEDYSESGVSRIGGDSDLPSSVEWPLDSEGTPMTFLAQLRLSELAAQDESSLLPKEGMLYFFVGVDEPAYNIEHKVLYLRDEELKEAYRRMTPEETSQEENFKGYKLKARSSIEPPNYGYVDYELLEDEEHDYEQYEELCFELTEADSDDLAVMFGYPATQHGDCEYEAALQMLTGATYNYSVQDAMKQITAHLKGDVHKAEQEVRDTLLLLALDSDQDVGFCWWDAGELQFFIRKDDLLSGDFSHTYCSLYSS